Below is a window of Ornithodoros turicata isolate Travis unplaced genomic scaffold, ASM3712646v1 ctg00001135.1, whole genome shotgun sequence DNA.
CTGTTATTTATTTGCGTAACTTTGCCTTGTGTGTGCAACGAGAACAGCGGGGAACTAATGCAGTTTCCTCGCGACGCTTAAATTGCAGAACAAAACGAAACAACCACCAAAGGAGAAGTAAGTAAGCCGGCAGCAACTGTCCAGGAGCCTGCTGCGACGTCATCCCATCCACAGGCAGAACCTGCCGTGCCATGTCCTTCCCAGGCAGCCCCAGTGCCACCGACTTCGGCGAACAAACCCATGCAGATAATCCTCATGGCACCTTCAGGATCACCTACAACAGGTACACAGCAGCCTGTAACAAGTGGGTCTCTTCAAACAAAACTAGCCTCGCTTCAACAGAAGAGCAGCACATCGGGATACATCTCGTCGATTCCTCAGACAGCGAACTTGCTGAGGGGTATAAGGATCCTTCCGCTTCAGCAAACGATTTCGATGTCCCAAGTGGGAGTAGTCCCTGCTCTGGAAATCCAAGCTTTACCACCCCGTCCCGTGTCGTCTGCCTCGACACCTTTGGTATCTGCTACCCCTTTGGGCACGCCTGCTACAGAGGTCGCTTTAAGTACGCAAAGACCGAGCACCAGATCGCAGGACATTGTAGACGCACAACCTAAGCCCAAAGTCTCGCAAAAAGTCGCGGGAAAACCAGCTATTTTGCAGAAGAAGAAGCCCGTGCTGAAGCGAGAGGACATCGCGGTGCCCGCGCACCAAAACGTGATCACTGTGGCGCTTCAGGACGCGGAAATCGAGCAGGAGGTCGTCGTCGACAATTCTAATCAGGACATCACGATAGCGGACGAACACGTGATGATAGAAGCCTCAACAGCCGCAGACCAGCAAAAGGCCGGGGGAACGGAACACAAAACGATAACTTATACCGTCCAGAAAGGAAGCAAGACCCTGTACCTCTGCAACACCTGTCCCTATACCACCGGTAGGAAGTCCCACCTCGTCGAGCACGAGAGAAGTCACACTGGCGAGAAGCCATTCAAGTGCAGCTACTGCGATTACGCGTCAACGCGCAACTGCCACCTCAAGGATCACGAGCGTATTCACACTGGAGAGAAGCCCTATAAGTGTGACATATGCGATTATTCTGCGAGCAGAAGGCACCATCTCAGAGATCACATGAAGACCCACTTCTCACCTCAGAGGAAGAAGCGCAAAGTAGTAGTCTCTCCTGAGGAAAGTATGGATTATGAAATAGTCTccatagaagaagaagaagacgacgatgaagaagaggaagagcaGCTGTAGGAACACCTGGCGCCTCTTGAGGAAAGCCATGCATGGTTTCGGATACTCCTATACCGCTGTTCGATTCGCGGACAGCCCAGTATGCTGCACCTATTGGCCTGAAACTGCACACATTGAGGTTCCCCTACTGCTACCCAACATTTGCACTAATAGAGAGCGTTCCTTTTCATGTACCTTTGTTATATCTGCAATAAAATCTTCGCTTGGTTACCATTATGCTGGTGCAACTGATAAAATGGTGTATGGTACTATCAAAAGCATGAATTATGGCTTCATGAAGcgtttaccgtattttcacgcgtattagccgcaccgcagataagccgcaggactcgtttttagatccattttgaaaatctttttgcagataagccgcacccgcagataagccgcgggtaatacgacgcgactgctttgtgcgctaagccagtgatgcacaaacaaaatcaatggAGACTCTCATCGTTCGTCGACGCcatactccctgccagctgccttgttcccgtactggtccgcgacgtcgacgactttgagtttgaagccgctgtcgtagctgtgcctccgcgTTGTAGACATGCcttacctctaactgccgtgcccgtgtccacgaatgctgctgctctggtcaaatgagaactgacacttagctgaccacgttttatcccgatgtcaggtatattgaacccttcctgtagGTCAGCCGATAAAGGAGACcatagggaaggccataaacccagtggtccacattccggtgtcggcattaTGTATAACAAAgaaggtcagttctagtgttctactaagatcggattgtgcccgtGTTGCATGTTTTTTGTGGGTTGATGAGgtagtggtgttccaggagacattcATCACTGTCACCGCTTTTGTTAGAGCTGTGTtggggaatgtattcggaaggccagtccactcgaatgtggaccctcccctgttcggtattgttcgtgcactggcagggcagTTCTGTTCCGAAAAATATGAGGCACTGTCAGCCCTTTCGTTTAGTCCGGGGTATGgtgaaaataccagggaaaaatagctatcagataagccgcacccgtggATAAGCTGCAGAGcatccgcgaaaaaaaaaatcgcgcataagccgcagctaatacgcgtgaaaatacggtaatttaGTTTAGTACGTATCTTGGTTCCAGCAGTATCGCGTGCTTCCCGCTTGGGATAGTCAATGTGTGGCAGACCTGGCATTGACATTCACCCTTTcgcattgggggtgaaggaaaaatgcgtctccgaagatgtgcaatgaacaaaataaagaagttctcattgggacaacttcgtagcttttataattaaaagttaattattaaaagttaattaagacattgccttaggcaTTTGCTGATACCCTCCTAAGGaaccttcagcatatgctatattgcaattgatttcatcacAGAAaatgtgatatatatatatatatttttaaaagatatgttcgcatttagctgggacaccctgtatatagaatTTCCAAAATATCCTGTGGACGCCTACCCGAAAAGGGGGATACACACCGAAAAAGAGTACAATACAGAGACAACGATTGGTAGGGAACCAATTTTGACCCTAGTTTAACAATTCAGGGTCAACACAGTGAAAAAGGAGAAAGGCAAAGTGTCTTATAATGGACAAAAAGACCGTGGTGACATTCCTTTCCAGTAGGAAGCCACTACAAATGTGAGAAATTGCCGAGACTGGACGGAAAGATGGCTTGCGTATCTGCAAAAGGAAAGTGTGTAGAATTGAGAGATGTTTCGATCCGCTAAACAAAGGTGTACGTGTAAGAACAAATCAATTGATACAGGGCTGAGATTGAGACTGCAAGGTTGAAGGAATTTGAATTTAGATACCGGATAGGATTCGTTATTTTTACGTTTCATATCGGTGCTgaacctggattctacaatggTAATTTTCTAGTCTTTTTCAAAGTTGTGGTGAGGAGGAAGGTTGAAGTGGATAGATACTGGAGGTTGACAGTTGTTACGAATATCGAATTTACGGGCGTGGAATCTCTTTCTCACGGGTTTAGAGGTTTTCCCAATGTACTGTACATTGCAGTTGCTGCAGAATATTATATAACtagggttccgagttttcgcagttttcattttggaaaaTTCGGAGGGTGTTTATCGGAGTTTTCAACTTTTTGGAAACTCTGAGTTTCTCGGAGGATTAAAAAGTCTGAAAAATGAACAGCGCCGATTTCGGAGTATTGCGGAGCAGTCATCGCAGAGACAATGCGAGGAAAGATTTGCAAAAATGACTGGGACCACATGATGTAACGCATGGATGTTTTAATGCCCAGAACTATTGAAGTACAAAAAAGTGTATTTGCACAAATTGTGAATGGTGCCCAGACTCAAAATAAGTAGAAGCTGTGATGAACACAGAACCAAACTAGCCTTGTACCCAGGGTCAAGAACGGTCACTAGGGTCGATGATCCATAGAACAGATGGGACACGTGTGTGTAGTATCCTTTTGTGCCATTCATGCGTCCAGCGACCCTGGGCGTTGAAAAAATCGGAGTTTATCGGATAAGTCCGATGTTTTCCCCAAAAGCATCCGAGGGAGTTTATCGGAGTctatcggataaatccgaaaagtcTGAAGCCTATATAtaacatacattggatgaattACAATGGAGGGACTGGTAGATTTTGAGTATGAAGTAGCAAGCTGTGCTGTGTGCAATAGCACAGGGAATAGCAAATTTACAAGTTTGGCAGAGCTTGCCACTGTAAGAATAACAACCTGGCTTGTTCTGCATGATACAAGAAGTAAGAATGTTACGGAAAGTACGGCATCTACGGAGAGCAAACTTTGGAGGTGAACTCACCGGCTTCTGGCAGCCTCTCGGGGTGTCGCACTGGGGAAAAAGTACGCTACTCGCATGTTCCGTAAGCTTCTGTCCAAACCTGTACCTTAcaagtt
It encodes the following:
- the LOC135376495 gene encoding zinc finger protein 354C-like, with amino-acid sequence MQIILMAPSGSPTTGTQQPVTSGSLQTKLASLQQKSSTSGYISSIPQTANLLRGIRILPLQQTISMSQVGVVPALEIQALPPRPVSSASTPLVSATPLGTPATEVALSTQRPSTRSQDIVDAQPKPKVSQKVAGKPAILQKKKPVLKREDIAVPAHQNVITVALQDAEIEQEVVVDNSNQDITIADEHVMIEASTAADQQKAGGTEHKTITYTVQKGSKTLYLCNTCPYTTGRKSHLVEHERSHTGEKPFKCSYCDYASTRNCHLKDHERIHTGEKPYKCDICDYSASRRHHLRDHMKTHFSPQRKKRKVVVSPEESMDYEIVSIEEEEDDDEEEEEQL